A single Callithrix jacchus isolate 240 chromosome 4, calJac240_pri, whole genome shotgun sequence DNA region contains:
- the LOC100389912 gene encoding chorion-specific transcription factor GCMb yields MLQFGWRPFSTAAEDRAPPGSITIVPSFQISKQPLSFSLSAPPLHTDTPLSFLKRKKNHLAHLSFFLLFFRSLGRKGQRVRQMPAASVQEAVGVCSYGMQLSWDINDPQMPQELALFDQFREWPDGYVRFIYSSDEKKAQRHLSGWAMRNTNNHNGLILKKSCLGVVVCAQACALPDGSRLQLRPAICDKARLKQQKKTCPNCHSALELIPCRGHSGYPVTNFWRLDGNAIFFQAKGVHDHPRPESKSETEARRSAFKRQMASFYQPQKKRIREFEVEDNQDISGPDFSNTPLENPEDFDIVTETSFSIPGQPCPSFPNSDAYKATCDLATFQGDKIPPFQKYSSPRIYLPRPPCSYELANTAYTNSSPYPTLYKDSTSIPSDTDCIHPNTLQYNVNSYSSYGRSFDFTDKQPVWKPSLGKPSLVERTDHGQFQAVATRPYYNPELPCRYLTTLPPGALQTVITTTTKVSYQAYQPPARKYSDGVREVKSLSSCSYAPEDTGMSVAVSPEAWGPPATVTRAASPSGPLPMKTAGDCWAIRPTVAIPHQPISSRTDEAETWDACLSGLGSAISHSERVVPVFSYNSEDF; encoded by the exons ATGCTGCAGTTCGGGTGGAGACCGTTCAGCACCGCGGCCGAGGACAGAGCCCCGCCCGGGTCCATAACCATTGTGCCTAGCTTCCAGATTTCTAAAcaacctctctctttctctctctctgcccctcccctTCACACAGATAccccactttcttttttaaagaggaaaaaaaatcacctagcccacctctctttttttcttctatttttcagaaGCCTGGGCAGAAAGGGCCAGCGAGTCCGTCAGATGCCAGCGGCCTCGGTGCAGGAAGCGGTCGGCGTGTGCTCCTACGGGATGCAGCTCAGCTGGGACATCAACGATCCGCAGATGCCCCAG GAGCTGGCCCTCTTCGACCAATTCCGAGAGTGGCCTGACGGCTATGTGCGCTTCATCTACAGCAGTGATGAGAAGAAGGCACAGCGCCACCTGAGCGGCTGGGCCATGCGCAACACCAACAACCACAATGGCCTCATCCTCAAGAAGTcgtgcctgggtgtggtggtgtgtgcacaGGCCTGTGCCCTGCCCGACGGTTCCCGCCTGCAGCTCCGGCCAGCCATCTGCGACAAGGCACGGCTGAAACAGCAGA AGAAGACATGCCCTAACTGTCATTCTGCTTTGGAGTTGATTCCTTGTCGAGGGCACAGTGGATACCCTGTAACCAACTTTTGGCGGCTTGATGGCAACGCAATCTTTTTTCAG GCCAAGGGAGTTCACGATCACCCAAGACCAGAGAGCAAATCAGAGACAGAAGCTAGAAGAAGCGCCTTCAAGAGACAAATGGCCTCTTTCTACCAACCCCAGAAAAAGAGAATTCGAGAATTCGAG gtAGAAGACAATCAAGACATCAGTGGTCCTGATTTCAGCAACACACCCTTGGAAAATCCAGAAGACTTTGATATAGTTACTGAAACCAGCTTTTCTATTCCAGGGCAGCCTTGCCCTTCCTTCCCAAACTCTGATGCTTACAAAGCTACCTGTGACCTAGCCACCTTTCAAGGAGACAAAATCCCACcctttcaaaaatattcaagCCCAAGAATCTATTTGCCTAGGCCACCTTGCAGCTATGAATTGGCAAATACTGCTTATACAAATTCAAGCCCATATCCCACCCTTTATAAGGATTCCACCAGTATCCCTAGTGACACAGACTGCATTCATCCGAACACACTACAATATAATGTCAATTCATACAGCAGCTATGGGAGAAGCTTTGATTTCACGGACAAACAGCCTGTCTGGAAACCATCTCTTGGAAAACCCAGCCTTGTGGAGAGGACTGACCATGGGCAGTTTCAGGCTGTGGCCACTCGCCCTTATTATAATCCAGAGCTTCCCTGTAGGTACCTCACGACTCTGCCACCAGGTGCCCTACAAACCgtgatcaccaccaccaccaaagtgTCCTACCAGGCCTACCAGCCCCCTGCTAGGAAATACAGTGACGGTGTGCGAGAGGTTAAGAGCCTTTCAAGCTGTAGCTATGCTCCTGAAGATACCGGGATGTCGGTCGCGGTCTCTCCAGAAGCCTGGGGTCCTCCAGCGACAGTCACCAGGGCAGCCTCTCCTTCAGGGCCACTTCCTATGAAAACTGCAGGAGATTGCTGGGCCATCAGACCCACTGTGGCTATTCCCCACCAGCCAATTTCCTCCAGGACAGATGAAGCAGAGACTTGGGATGCGTGTCTGTCTGGGCTGGGCTCTGCAATCAGTCACTCAGAGAGAGTAGTTCCCGTCTTTAGCTATAACAGTGAGGATTTTTGA